From a single Lolium rigidum isolate FL_2022 chromosome 7, APGP_CSIRO_Lrig_0.1, whole genome shotgun sequence genomic region:
- the LOC124678207 gene encoding uncharacterized protein LOC124678207 — protein MCSNRFVTSNPALTKLRAIFSSLIESRDSVDLVSVRREASLVIHELVYRTPELKDYMRPCHGSTNPQNLLPLGFGHASFRPRRHVKKQGGQVPASVVAGIYLQKKKMLPSSPSSDHSHGFTREALVRAKEWLVDLVDKSVEAGKPCQRDPVRSACTQGAPGPQTTSCTVPRLGGKSRTRLLTDLVLLREAKEWLLYLTEDRLEAWPDASQQYKLQYSSKSGAFASRLSKTVPSAFTRSSESSSILSYTEVLSEAGVGNLSIQ, from the exons ATGTGCTCGAACCGCTTCGTGACAAGCAACCCAGCCCTCACCAAGCTCCGCGCCATCTTCTCCTCCCTAATCGAGTCCAG GGATTCCGTCGACCTGGTCAGTGTGAGGCGCGAGGCGTCCTTGGTTATACATGAATTGGTTTATCGGACTCCAGAGCTTAAAGACTATATGCGCCCGTGCCACGGGTCAACGAATCCTCAGAACCTACTTCCCCTCGGATTTGGACATGCTAG tttccGTCCGAGGCGCCACGTCAAGAAACAGGGCGGCCAGGTCCCGGCGTCTGTGGTTGCAGGGATTTATCTTCAGAAGAAGAAGAT GCTGCCTTCTTCGCCTTCAAGTGATCACTCTCATGGGTTTACTCGTG AAGCCTTAGTTAGAGCCAAGGAATGGTTGGTGGACCTCGTTG ATAAAAGTGTGGAAGCCGGTAAGCCTTGTCAAAGGGATCCAGTTCGATCAGCATGTACCCAAG GCGCTCCTGGCCCGCAGACTACTTCTTGTACTGTCCCAAGGCTGGGTGGAAAATCTCGCACTAGACTATTGACTGATCTTG TTCTATTAAGAGAGGCAAAGGAATGGTTACTGTATCTTACTG AGGATCGTCTGGAAGCCTGGCCGGATGCGAGTCAGCAGTATAAACTTCAGTATTCGAGTAAATCAG GTGCTTTTGCTTCTCGACTCTCGAAGACTGTACCTAGCGCCTTCACAAGATCTTCTGAAAGTTCATCGATCTTATCATATACAGAAGTCCTGTCAGAAGCAG GCGTTGGTAATCTTTCCATCCAATAA